In Thermomonas carbonis, a single genomic region encodes these proteins:
- a CDS encoding M23 family metallopeptidase produces the protein MTIRTTFCLTAMLMLAGLPLAVGGADGRSNGPAAIATLRIEPADGEYLAWADNRLAGPIEVILRPGAGGDVPSDPHLPARASIPADGSVLVARLRPASGRSGSLRLSLEGVPGSSNSRPRDVEYLPPLQGPARIDQGFGGSFSHEDVQNLHALDFAADIGTPIFAARAGTVMQVEAGFRASGLASGDGRARANFIRILHDDGSMALYAHLAVDGVQVRVGQQVQAGQRIGLSGNTGFSTGPHLHFAVQVNQGMRLVSIPFRMRGVIPAR, from the coding sequence ATGACGATCCGAACCACCTTCTGCCTCACCGCGATGCTGATGCTCGCGGGCCTGCCATTGGCAGTCGGTGGCGCGGATGGGCGAAGCAACGGCCCGGCCGCCATCGCCACCCTGCGCATCGAACCCGCCGACGGCGAGTACCTGGCCTGGGCCGACAATCGCCTGGCCGGCCCGATCGAAGTCATCCTGCGCCCGGGCGCGGGCGGCGACGTGCCCAGCGACCCACATTTGCCCGCGCGCGCCAGCATCCCGGCGGACGGCAGCGTATTGGTCGCGCGACTGCGACCCGCCAGTGGTCGCAGCGGCAGCTTGCGGCTCAGCCTGGAAGGCGTGCCGGGCAGCTCGAATTCGCGCCCGCGCGATGTCGAGTACCTGCCGCCGTTGCAGGGACCGGCACGGATCGATCAGGGCTTCGGCGGAAGTTTCAGCCACGAGGACGTGCAGAACCTCCATGCACTGGATTTCGCCGCCGACATCGGCACGCCGATCTTCGCCGCGCGAGCCGGCACAGTGATGCAGGTCGAGGCCGGCTTCCGCGCCAGCGGCTTGGCATCCGGCGATGGCCGCGCACGGGCCAACTTCATCCGCATCCTCCACGACGACGGCAGCATGGCGCTGTACGCCCACCTCGCCGTCGATGGCGTGCAGGTCCGCGTCGGGCAGCAGGTCCAGGCCGGCCAGCGCATCGGCCTGTCCGGCAATACCGGCTTCAGCACCGGTCCGCACCTGCACTTCGCGGTGCAGGTGAACCAGGGGATGCGTTTGGTCTCGATCCCGTTCCGGATGCGCGGCGTGATCCCGGCGCGCTGA
- a CDS encoding serine/threonine-protein kinase translates to MIAANAIRQGHRAIMEDDATHALDEQAQADASLPDAIGPYRVLGLLGEGGMGRVYLARESHPPRDVALKVVRGLSGGALERFRREVSILGQLEHPGIVRLYAAGEDVIGGLPSPWFALEVVRGPDLRGYLEREKPDLRARVGLLVKLAQAVHFAHQRGIVHRDLKPSNVLVDEHGQPKILDFGIARMLGEIGGDMTQVGQVMGTLPYMSPEQLEGNARGADARSDVYALGAMGYELLSGRLPHPRLSSSSLFEALDIVRREEPEPLERLNHAARGDLSLVVMKALASEPARRYATAEDFAEDLEAVLDSRPVSARAPTRAYRAARFVRRHRALSIASAIVFASLLAATIVSTLAAQRARAALAEAQSRANELAAVNAFVETMLTEADPESGGSADMPMREVLERAEQTLRENSGSPRTEGQVALLLARSWSGLGESAKARGLLDRAQDWLDAGFGADSEEAMRARYTRIEDAARASEPEAVLAQAQALQQRLAQIPADWAKALAFESRILQAQALEESGDVEAAIKLDRELLADPSLAGLPNAAETTDSLRHNLAYALNNSGDFEESERLLRETLASESKRVGADHPQTLYTKKALGQSLHRQGRLDDAVQLYAEVYEKRRKRYGDAHPLTLGSGGQLAAAYNTLGRAAEAEPLLRRSLEAHEARGQGDALEAVVDRVMLATTLEKLGRYDDAIAMADRAIASEDGKPSRDTVAARNAKATALFRAGRVADAKRSWDQALALAPTAMGVDHPNYAAIVASSANADLALGDAPGARRKLEQALAALKGKQGPKHPRTRDAAALLAKTYDTLGMRDQAAELRKEFPPEAK, encoded by the coding sequence ATGATCGCAGCCAACGCAATCCGTCAGGGACATCGCGCCATCATGGAAGACGACGCCACCCACGCACTCGACGAACAGGCGCAGGCCGATGCGAGCCTGCCGGATGCGATCGGTCCCTATCGCGTCCTCGGATTGCTGGGCGAGGGCGGCATGGGCCGGGTCTACCTGGCCCGCGAATCGCATCCTCCGCGCGATGTTGCGCTGAAGGTCGTGCGCGGCCTGTCCGGCGGCGCGCTGGAGCGCTTCCGCCGCGAAGTCTCCATCCTCGGCCAACTGGAACATCCCGGCATCGTCCGCCTGTACGCGGCCGGCGAGGACGTGATCGGCGGCCTGCCGTCGCCTTGGTTCGCGCTTGAAGTCGTGCGCGGGCCGGACCTGCGCGGCTACCTGGAGCGCGAAAAGCCCGACCTCCGCGCACGCGTCGGCCTGCTGGTGAAGCTGGCGCAGGCGGTGCACTTCGCCCACCAGCGCGGCATCGTCCATCGCGACCTCAAGCCGTCCAACGTGCTGGTGGACGAGCACGGGCAACCGAAGATCCTCGACTTCGGCATCGCCCGCATGCTCGGCGAGATCGGCGGCGACATGACCCAGGTCGGCCAGGTGATGGGCACCCTGCCGTACATGAGCCCCGAGCAACTCGAGGGCAACGCCCGTGGCGCCGATGCGCGCAGCGATGTCTATGCCCTGGGCGCGATGGGCTACGAGTTGCTGTCCGGCCGTCTTCCGCATCCGCGACTGTCGTCGTCGAGCCTGTTCGAGGCGCTCGACATCGTCAGGCGCGAGGAGCCTGAACCCCTCGAACGCCTGAATCACGCTGCCCGGGGCGACCTGAGCCTGGTGGTGATGAAGGCGCTGGCCTCGGAACCCGCGCGTCGCTATGCCACCGCCGAAGACTTCGCCGAGGACCTGGAGGCGGTTCTGGACTCGCGCCCGGTGAGTGCGCGCGCGCCGACCCGGGCCTACCGCGCCGCCCGCTTCGTGCGCAGGCATCGCGCATTGAGCATCGCCTCGGCGATCGTGTTCGCATCGCTGCTCGCGGCGACCATCGTCAGCACGCTGGCGGCGCAACGGGCACGCGCCGCGTTGGCGGAGGCGCAATCGCGGGCGAATGAGCTGGCCGCGGTCAACGCATTCGTGGAGACCATGCTGACCGAAGCCGATCCCGAGTCCGGTGGCTCGGCCGACATGCCGATGCGCGAAGTCCTGGAGCGTGCGGAGCAGACCCTGCGGGAGAACAGCGGATCGCCACGCACCGAGGGCCAGGTCGCCCTGCTGCTGGCACGCAGCTGGAGTGGATTGGGCGAGAGCGCCAAGGCGCGTGGGCTGCTGGACCGCGCGCAGGACTGGCTCGATGCGGGATTCGGTGCCGATAGCGAGGAGGCGATGCGGGCGCGATATACCCGCATCGAGGATGCCGCACGCGCCAGCGAACCCGAGGCGGTGCTGGCGCAGGCGCAGGCACTGCAACAGCGGCTTGCGCAGATCCCGGCCGACTGGGCGAAGGCGTTGGCGTTCGAGTCGCGCATCCTGCAGGCGCAGGCGCTGGAGGAGTCCGGCGACGTCGAGGCCGCGATCAAGCTGGATCGTGAATTGCTGGCGGATCCGTCGCTGGCGGGATTGCCGAATGCGGCGGAAACCACCGACAGCCTGCGCCACAACCTGGCATACGCACTCAACAACTCGGGCGATTTCGAGGAGTCCGAGCGCCTCCTGCGGGAGACCCTGGCATCGGAGTCGAAGCGCGTTGGCGCGGATCATCCGCAGACCCTCTACACCAAGAAGGCGTTGGGCCAGTCGCTGCATCGGCAAGGCCGGCTGGACGACGCCGTGCAGCTGTATGCCGAGGTCTACGAGAAACGACGCAAGCGCTATGGCGATGCGCATCCACTGACACTGGGGTCCGGCGGCCAGCTTGCCGCCGCGTACAACACCCTGGGGCGCGCGGCGGAAGCCGAGCCCCTGCTGCGTCGCTCGCTGGAGGCGCACGAGGCGCGAGGCCAGGGCGATGCGCTCGAGGCAGTCGTCGACCGGGTGATGCTGGCGACCACGCTGGAGAAACTCGGCCGCTACGACGACGCGATCGCGATGGCCGATCGCGCGATCGCCAGCGAGGACGGCAAGCCCAGCCGCGATACCGTGGCGGCGCGCAATGCGAAGGCGACGGCATTGTTCCGCGCGGGGCGCGTGGCGGACGCCAAGCGCAGCTGGGACCAGGCGTTGGCGTTGGCACCAACCGCGATGGGCGTCGATCATCCCAATTACGCCGCGATCGTGGCGAGTTCGGCGAATGCGGACCTCGCGCTCGGCGATGCACCGGGCGCGCGGCGGAAACTGGAACAGGCGCTTGCCGCGCTGAAGGGAAAGCAGGGGCCGAAGCACCCCCGCACCCGCGATGCAGCGGCCTTGCTGGCCAAGACCTACGACACGCTGGGCATGCGCGACCAGGCCGCCGAGTTGCGCAAGGAATTCCCGCCCGAGGCGAAGTAG
- a CDS encoding peptide chain release factor 3, giving the protein MSEVASEAARRRTFAIISHPDAGKTTLTEKLLLFGGAIQMAGSVKGRKAARHATSDWMALEKERGISVTSSVMQFPYEGRIVNLLDTPGHADFGEDTYRVLTAVDSALMVIDVAKGVEERTIKLMEVCRLRDTPIMTFVNKLDREGKDPIDLLDEIESVLGIQCAPVTWPIGMGQRLKGVVHLVSGEVHLYEPGRNFTRQDSTIFPSLDAPGVEARIGADMLAELRDQLELVQGASHPFDREAYLAGRQSPVFFGSGVNNFGVQPLLDFFVEHAPSPRARATTTREVEAEEDKLTGFVFKIQANMDPMHRDRVAFMRVCSGKFEAGMKAYHPRTGKEVKLANALTFMASDREIAESAFPGDVIGIHNHGTISIGDTFTEGEKIAFTGIPNFAPELFRRARLRDPLKLKQLQKGLAQLSEEGATQFFRPLMSNDLILGAVGVLQFEVVAYRLKDEYGVEASFEQVAVTTARWIKCNDARKLEEFREKNAMNLALDAAGHLVYLAPTRVNLQLAQERAPSVEFLATREHAQAVALG; this is encoded by the coding sequence ATGTCAGAAGTCGCTTCAGAAGCTGCGCGCCGTCGCACCTTCGCCATCATTTCCCATCCCGACGCCGGCAAGACCACGCTGACCGAGAAACTGCTGCTGTTCGGCGGCGCGATCCAGATGGCCGGCTCAGTCAAGGGCCGCAAGGCCGCGCGCCACGCGACGTCCGACTGGATGGCGCTGGAAAAGGAGCGCGGGATCTCGGTCACGTCGTCGGTGATGCAGTTCCCCTACGAGGGTCGCATCGTCAACCTGCTGGACACGCCGGGCCACGCCGACTTCGGCGAGGACACCTATCGCGTGCTCACCGCGGTCGACAGCGCGCTGATGGTGATCGACGTCGCCAAGGGCGTCGAGGAACGCACGATCAAGCTGATGGAGGTGTGCCGCCTGCGCGACACGCCGATCATGACCTTCGTCAACAAGCTGGACCGCGAGGGCAAGGATCCGATCGACCTGCTCGACGAGATCGAATCGGTACTCGGCATCCAGTGCGCACCGGTGACCTGGCCGATCGGCATGGGCCAGCGGCTGAAGGGCGTGGTCCACCTCGTCAGCGGCGAAGTGCACCTGTACGAACCTGGCCGCAACTTCACCCGCCAGGATTCGACGATCTTCCCGTCGCTCGACGCACCCGGCGTGGAGGCACGCATCGGCGCGGACATGCTCGCCGAACTGCGCGACCAACTGGAACTGGTGCAGGGCGCGAGCCACCCGTTCGACCGCGAGGCCTATCTGGCCGGCCGGCAGTCGCCGGTATTCTTCGGCTCCGGCGTCAACAACTTCGGCGTGCAGCCGCTGCTCGACTTCTTCGTCGAACACGCACCCTCGCCGCGCGCACGCGCGACCACCACGCGCGAGGTCGAGGCGGAGGAAGACAAGCTCACCGGCTTCGTGTTCAAGATCCAGGCCAACATGGATCCGATGCACCGCGACCGCGTGGCGTTCATGCGCGTCTGCTCGGGCAAGTTCGAGGCGGGGATGAAGGCGTATCACCCGCGCACCGGCAAGGAAGTGAAACTCGCGAACGCGCTGACCTTCATGGCCAGCGACCGCGAAATCGCCGAATCGGCGTTTCCCGGCGACGTGATCGGCATCCACAACCACGGCACGATCTCGATCGGCGACACCTTCACCGAGGGCGAGAAGATCGCCTTCACCGGCATCCCCAACTTCGCCCCGGAATTGTTCCGCCGCGCGCGACTGCGCGATCCGCTCAAGCTCAAGCAGTTGCAGAAAGGTCTGGCGCAGTTGTCCGAAGAAGGCGCGACCCAGTTCTTCCGCCCGCTGATGAGCAACGACCTGATCCTGGGCGCGGTCGGCGTTCTGCAGTTCGAAGTGGTCGCGTATCGCCTGAAGGACGAGTACGGCGTGGAGGCGTCATTCGAGCAGGTCGCAGTCACCACCGCGCGCTGGATCAAGTGCAACGACGCCAGGAAGCTGGAAGAGTTCCGCGAGAAGAACGCGATGAACCTGGCGCTCGACGCCGCCGGCCACCTGGTCTACTTGGCCCCCACCCGGGTCAACCTGCAACTGGCGCAGGAACGCGCCCCGTCGGTGGAGTTCCTGGCCACCCGCGAGCATGCGCAGGCGGTGGCGCTGGGTTGA
- a CDS encoding sulfotransferase family 2 domain-containing protein → MIISHQHRFIFAAVPKTGTHSVRQALREHMSQDDIEQVGLFVNKRFPFEELAAIRHGHLSLQQVRPFLGEDAFDGYFKFAFVRNPFDRFVSYCAFMSRDSGHFASNPQAVMRYFLFDAPPEHHILFQPQSSLLADDEGRLLTDMVGRVETMQASYEAICARIGIPSRALDQVNGSPRGDYRGYYTDELKHAVATRYRSDIELFRYEF, encoded by the coding sequence ATGATCATCTCGCACCAGCATCGCTTCATATTCGCCGCGGTTCCGAAAACCGGTACGCATTCGGTGCGGCAGGCCCTGCGCGAGCACATGAGCCAGGACGACATCGAGCAAGTCGGCCTGTTCGTCAACAAGCGCTTCCCGTTCGAGGAACTCGCCGCGATTCGGCATGGCCACCTGTCCCTTCAGCAAGTGCGTCCGTTTCTGGGCGAGGACGCGTTCGATGGGTATTTCAAGTTCGCATTCGTGCGCAATCCGTTCGATCGCTTCGTCTCGTACTGCGCGTTCATGAGCCGAGACAGCGGTCACTTCGCCAGCAACCCGCAGGCAGTCATGCGCTATTTCCTGTTCGATGCGCCACCTGAGCATCACATCCTGTTCCAGCCGCAGAGCAGCCTGCTGGCTGACGACGAAGGCCGGCTGCTCACCGACATGGTTGGCCGGGTCGAGACGATGCAGGCCTCCTACGAGGCGATCTGCGCGCGCATCGGCATCCCATCACGCGCGCTGGATCAGGTCAACGGCAGCCCGCGAGGGGATTACCGCGGCTATTACACGGACGAATTGAAGCATGCAGTGGCGACGCGCTACCGCAGCGACATCGAGCTGTTCCGCTATGAATTCTGA
- the trhA gene encoding PAQR family membrane homeostasis protein TrhA has translation MTHGLGATAALAGGAVLITLAALHGNGWQLGAAIVFGIALVLLYVASTLYHSIHHPVAKGRLKVFDHCAIYILIAGTYTPFTLIGLRGTVGWWLFGAIWTLALAGVIFKLFYTGRFKRLSTLIYIAMGWMIVIAAKPMLAALDAWTLGWLLTGGLSYTLGTWFYHRESIRYSHAIWHLFVLGGSISHYIAVLAQVVPSR, from the coding sequence TTGACCCATGGTCTTGGCGCGACCGCCGCGCTGGCCGGTGGTGCGGTGCTCATCACCCTGGCGGCCCTGCACGGCAATGGCTGGCAACTGGGTGCGGCGATCGTGTTCGGGATCGCGCTGGTGCTGCTGTACGTGGCATCGACCCTGTATCACTCGATCCATCACCCCGTCGCCAAGGGCCGACTGAAGGTCTTCGATCACTGTGCCATCTACATTCTGATTGCCGGCACCTACACTCCGTTCACCCTGATCGGCCTGCGTGGCACGGTGGGCTGGTGGCTGTTCGGCGCGATCTGGACGCTGGCGCTCGCCGGGGTGATCTTCAAACTTTTTTACACCGGCCGCTTCAAGCGCCTGTCCACCCTGATCTACATCGCGATGGGCTGGATGATCGTGATTGCGGCGAAGCCGATGCTGGCCGCACTCGACGCGTGGACGCTCGGTTGGCTGCTGACCGGCGGCCTGTCCTACACGCTGGGCACCTGGTTCTACCACCGCGAATCGATCCGCTACTCGCACGCGATCTGGCATCTGTTCGTGCTGGGCGGCAGCATCAGCCACTACATCGCGGTGCTGGCACAGGTCGTGCCCAGCCGCTGA
- a CDS encoding CBS domain-containing protein — MRTVRQLLESKSVEIHAVPPDAPVIEAIRLMAEHHVGALLVMEGTRLAGILSERDYARKVVLQGRSSKDTPVRDIMTAKVITVGPSDTAEHCMQVVTDHRIRHLPVVDGDAVLGVVSIGDLVRAVIEEQRLELDHLQRYIAS, encoded by the coding sequence ATGCGCACGGTACGGCAGTTGCTGGAATCGAAGTCGGTTGAAATCCACGCGGTTCCGCCGGATGCACCGGTGATCGAAGCGATCCGGTTGATGGCGGAACACCACGTCGGTGCCCTGCTGGTGATGGAGGGAACGCGGCTGGCCGGCATCCTCTCGGAGCGCGATTACGCGCGAAAGGTGGTGTTGCAGGGGCGCTCGTCGAAGGACACGCCGGTACGCGACATCATGACCGCGAAGGTCATCACGGTGGGGCCGAGTGATACCGCCGAACACTGCATGCAGGTGGTGACCGACCACCGGATCCGCCACCTGCCGGTAGTCGATGGCGATGCCGTGCTCGGCGTGGTGTCGATCGGCGACCTGGTGCGTGCGGTGATCGAGGAACAGCGTCTGGAGCTCGACCACCTGCAGCGTTACATCGCCTCCTAA
- a CDS encoding glycosyltransferase family 2 protein, with product MHRIAPDDRCLTIVIAAFNEAEALPALQPRIAKALSLAEAEGLEARVLYVDDGSRDATWDILRGFAANDPRVALLRLSRNFGKEAALTAGLDRVERGAAFILDADGQDPPELLPQFVEKWREGFDDVHGTRVEREGEGWLKRATAHGFYRLIGSLSKTPVPRDTGDFRLLSPRALAALRQLRERHRFMKGLFGWVGFNQVAIPYQREARVAGRSKFNFWALWNFALEGITSFSTAPLRMATYIGIATALVAFGYGSWIILKALLWGDPVAGWPTMMSVILFLGGVQLVALGLIGEYLGRLYEESKQRPLYFVDSWRPASGVSSGQVPDSTGASDAHGTAVAGIEVG from the coding sequence ATGCATCGCATCGCGCCCGACGACCGCTGCCTGACCATCGTGATCGCCGCCTTCAATGAGGCAGAGGCGTTGCCAGCGCTGCAGCCGCGCATCGCCAAGGCACTTTCGCTGGCCGAGGCCGAAGGGCTGGAAGCGCGGGTGCTGTATGTCGATGACGGCAGCCGCGACGCCACGTGGGACATCCTGCGTGGCTTCGCTGCCAACGACCCGCGGGTGGCGTTGCTGCGGTTGTCGCGCAATTTCGGCAAGGAAGCCGCGTTGACCGCGGGCCTGGACCGGGTCGAGCGCGGCGCGGCGTTTATCCTCGATGCCGACGGTCAGGATCCCCCCGAGCTGTTGCCGCAGTTCGTGGAGAAGTGGCGCGAAGGCTTCGACGATGTGCATGGCACCCGCGTCGAGCGCGAAGGCGAGGGCTGGCTGAAGCGCGCCACTGCGCACGGCTTCTATCGCCTGATCGGGTCTCTCTCGAAGACGCCGGTGCCGCGCGACACCGGCGATTTCCGCCTGCTCTCGCCGCGTGCATTGGCGGCGTTGCGCCAGTTGCGCGAGCGCCATCGCTTCATGAAGGGGTTGTTCGGCTGGGTCGGCTTCAACCAGGTGGCGATCCCGTATCAGCGCGAGGCGCGCGTCGCCGGGCGCAGCAAGTTCAATTTCTGGGCGCTGTGGAATTTCGCGCTGGAAGGCATCACCAGTTTCAGCACCGCACCGCTGCGGATGGCCACCTACATCGGCATCGCCACCGCGCTGGTCGCGTTCGGCTACGGCAGCTGGATCATCCTGAAAGCGCTGCTGTGGGGCGACCCGGTGGCGGGCTGGCCCACCATGATGTCGGTGATCCTGTTCCTGGGCGGCGTGCAACTGGTCGCGCTCGGACTCATCGGCGAATACCTTGGACGGCTCTACGAGGAATCCAAGCAGCGGCCGCTGTATTTCGTCGACAGCTGGCGGCCGGCGAGCGGAGTATCCTCGGGACAGGTTCCCGATTCGACAGGAGCGAGCGATGCGCACGGTACGGCAGTTGCTGGAATCGAAGTCGGTTGA
- the mtgA gene encoding monofunctional biosynthetic peptidoglycan transglycosylase, whose product MGARGWIARWLRMEADAGALPRRRRWRGWWWKLPLCFVAFSVLQVLVLRFVDPPFSAFMVARQLDALVAGDTDFRIAQDWRDFGRISPNLPLALVASEDQNFANHHGVDFAAIERAQAHNEKMVERAEKRGKPVRRLRGASTISQQTAKNLFLWQGSGPTRWLRKGLEVWYTALIELLWPKTRILEVYANIAEFGDGVYGGQAAARSFFRKDASKLSAAEAARLAAVLPSPKRYSATRPGPYVQRRTRAIERQMRAIGGPAYLRTLD is encoded by the coding sequence ATGGGGGCGCGCGGCTGGATCGCAAGGTGGTTGCGAATGGAGGCTGATGCCGGCGCTTTGCCGCGCCGTCGCCGTTGGCGAGGCTGGTGGTGGAAGCTGCCGCTGTGTTTCGTTGCTTTCAGCGTGTTGCAGGTGCTTGTGCTGCGCTTCGTCGATCCGCCGTTTTCGGCGTTCATGGTCGCGCGCCAACTGGATGCGCTGGTGGCGGGCGACACCGACTTCCGCATCGCCCAGGACTGGCGCGATTTCGGGCGGATATCGCCGAATTTGCCGCTGGCGCTGGTGGCATCGGAGGACCAGAACTTCGCCAACCACCACGGCGTCGACTTCGCCGCGATCGAGAGAGCGCAGGCGCATAACGAAAAGATGGTCGAGCGCGCGGAAAAGCGCGGCAAGCCGGTGCGGCGCCTGCGCGGGGCCAGCACGATCAGCCAGCAGACCGCGAAGAACCTGTTCCTGTGGCAGGGCAGCGGCCCGACCCGCTGGCTGCGCAAGGGCCTGGAGGTCTGGTACACCGCGCTGATCGAGCTGCTGTGGCCGAAGACGCGGATCCTGGAGGTCTACGCGAACATCGCCGAGTTCGGCGATGGCGTGTATGGCGGGCAGGCGGCGGCACGCAGCTTCTTCCGCAAGGATGCATCGAAGCTGTCGGCAGCCGAGGCCGCGCGGCTTGCGGCGGTGTTACCCAGCCCGAAGCGCTACAGCGCGACCCGCCCCGGTCCGTACGTGCAGCGGCGGACGCGTGCGATCGAGCGGCAGATGCGCGCGATCGGCGGCCCGGCCTACCTGCGTACGCTGGACTGA
- a CDS encoding Hsp33 family molecular chaperone HslO: MTQTPDTPSQDLQLRFLLPDAGVRGVVVHLDDTWTAMLGRADYPPAATELLGEAAAAAALFTGHAKVDGRLSVQLRADGAIRTLFAECTAAGTLRGIVRVSEAVAEGRAEPPSRDLRALGDDAVLAITIENPALGNREPMRYQGLVALDAGRLDEAFEGYFRQSEQLPTRLLLACDGQRAAGLMLQKLPGDEGDDDGFQRIGALFDTLGSDELLALAPADVVHRLFHEEAPQLLGEKPLRFACSCSRERVEAMLVSLGEPEARAAVEAGHGEASIHCEFCGQEYRFDVDAVGILFRDAAAELPTAPGIQ; the protein is encoded by the coding sequence ATGACCCAGACGCCCGACACGCCATCGCAGGATCTCCAGCTCCGCTTCCTCCTCCCCGATGCCGGGGTACGCGGCGTGGTCGTGCACCTGGACGACACCTGGACCGCGATGCTGGGTCGCGCCGACTATCCGCCCGCAGCCACCGAACTGCTCGGCGAAGCTGCGGCCGCTGCCGCCCTGTTCACCGGCCACGCCAAGGTCGATGGGCGCCTGTCGGTGCAATTGCGTGCCGATGGCGCGATCCGCACCCTGTTCGCCGAATGCACCGCCGCTGGCACCCTGCGCGGGATCGTGCGGGTATCGGAAGCCGTGGCCGAAGGCCGCGCCGAACCGCCATCGCGGGACCTCCGCGCACTCGGCGATGATGCCGTGCTGGCGATCACCATCGAGAACCCGGCCCTCGGCAACCGCGAGCCGATGCGCTATCAGGGCCTGGTCGCACTGGACGCCGGCCGCCTCGACGAAGCCTTCGAGGGCTATTTCCGCCAATCCGAACAGTTGCCCACGCGGCTGTTGCTGGCCTGCGACGGCCAACGCGCCGCGGGGCTGATGCTGCAGAAGCTCCCCGGCGACGAAGGCGATGACGACGGGTTCCAACGGATCGGCGCGCTGTTCGATACCCTCGGCAGCGACGAACTGCTCGCCCTCGCCCCGGCCGATGTCGTGCACCGCCTGTTCCATGAGGAAGCACCGCAGCTGCTGGGCGAGAAGCCCCTGCGCTTCGCCTGCTCGTGCTCGCGCGAACGGGTCGAGGCCATGCTGGTCTCGCTGGGCGAGCCGGAAGCGCGGGCCGCGGTCGAGGCCGGGCACGGCGAGGCCTCGATCCATTGCGAGTTCTGTGGCCAAGAATACCGGTTCGATGTTGACGCGGTTGGCATTCTGTTCCGCGATGCCGCCGCCGAACTCCCCACCGCACCCGGGATTCAGTAG
- a CDS encoding DUF4097 family beta strand repeat-containing protein codes for MRTLLIRSTLALACLAALPALAGTPIDQTRPLDARGRIEIENLKGRVEVRAWDRQEVKVTGTLGDGVEKFSMDGDRHNLRIEVKYPSRSGRTEPTVLIVQVPILAELEIETVSADIDVHGIASRELSLESVSGDIAANGAPREASVESVSGDVRLTLNSQDVSVDTVSGELVLQGRLNGEVSLETVSGNLRMDSVGERLRSLSAGSVSGDMDLKTGLADGGEIRLESVSGDLLLRLPRDLSAEVSGESFSGDLSAPGAKIQREEFGPGSSFQTRYGAGKGDVRMETFSGDATLRLQ; via the coding sequence ATGCGCACCTTGTTGATCCGTTCCACCTTGGCGTTGGCCTGCCTGGCGGCGTTGCCGGCACTGGCCGGCACCCCCATCGACCAGACCCGCCCCCTTGATGCGCGCGGCCGGATCGAAATCGAGAACCTCAAGGGGCGCGTGGAAGTGCGTGCCTGGGATCGGCAGGAAGTGAAGGTGACCGGCACCTTGGGAGACGGCGTCGAGAAATTCTCGATGGACGGCGATCGCCACAACCTGCGCATCGAAGTGAAATATCCCTCGCGCTCCGGCCGGACCGAACCAACGGTGCTGATCGTGCAGGTGCCGATCCTGGCTGAGCTGGAGATCGAAACCGTGTCCGCTGATATCGACGTGCATGGCATCGCATCGCGCGAACTCTCGCTGGAATCGGTGAGCGGCGACATCGCCGCCAACGGTGCGCCGCGCGAGGCGAGCGTCGAATCGGTGAGCGGCGATGTCCGTCTGACCCTCAACAGTCAGGATGTTTCGGTGGATACGGTGAGTGGTGAGCTGGTTCTGCAGGGGCGGCTCAATGGCGAGGTCTCGCTGGAGACGGTATCCGGCAACCTGCGCATGGACAGCGTGGGCGAGCGCCTGCGCAGCCTTTCGGCGGGCAGCGTATCCGGTGACATGGACCTGAAGACCGGATTGGCCGATGGCGGCGAGATCCGCCTGGAAAGCGTCAGTGGCGACTTGTTGCTGCGCCTGCCCCGCGACCTGTCTGCCGAGGTCAGCGGCGAGAGCTTCAGCGGCGACCTGAGCGCACCGGGCGCGAAGATCCAGCGCGAGGAATTCGGGCCGGGATCGAGTTTCCAGACTCGCTACGGTGCCGGCAAGGGCGATGTGCGGATGGAGACGTTTTCCGGCGATGCGACCCTGCGTCTGCAGTAA